From the genome of Lycorma delicatula isolate Av1 chromosome 11, ASM4794821v1, whole genome shotgun sequence, one region includes:
- the LOC142332351 gene encoding ets DNA-binding protein pokkuri-like isoform X2, whose protein sequence is MKLVPSRMLPPQSPGLPVFSSSDLLWRYPPLSLPTTPTYPSLDFRTQLPVALGNDPWQWSREDVVSFLRWCEFEFDLPQFDMDMFQMNGKALCLLTKSDLAERIPGSGDIVHNVLQMLMRYVGHRGGRSTLPSSPLTPHFPLTPSWAAAPPAIDFPNVTNHNSSVNLSPAPSVDSQSGSSPRHAATDSPSNFPGYNSYGSSQSNGGSTGSNQSDSDLEESVSPHSPNLGPTPPTQTPTSPPAHSPLPLPKLGQYFFPSEPTTEHNTNGRLLWDFLQQLLNDSQQRYTAYIAWKNREAGVFKIVDPPGLAKLWGIQKNHLSMNYDKMSRALRYYYRVNILRKVQGERHCYQFLRNPSELKSIKNISLLRQQMNNSSNSNNQSPVSSMPTAAPAQTSLTTSQTSVVDVKIKSEPYDNNNVDDDLRPTDLSVSRIIDNNNIDRNINNNNSNNNHTWSSASSSSTPPSSSTVNSHHNTSTQQHHIENNVWPPSVQSSRDEFTKPEDLRISSLNTTPTIKINDVSS, encoded by the exons atgaAGTTGGTACCTAGCAGAATGTTACCGCCGCAGAGCCCTGGTTTGCCAGTATTTTCATCATCAGATCTTTTATGGAGATATCCGCCATTGAGTTTACCAACAACTCCCACATATCCATCTTTAGACTTCAGAACGCAATTACCTGTTGCTTTag gaaatgatCCATGGCAGTGGTCCAGAGAAGATGTCGTATCATTTCTTAGATGGTGTGAATTTGAATTTGATTTACCGCAGTTTGATATGGATATGTTTCAAATGAATG GTAAAGcactttgtttattaacaaaatcggATTTGGCGGAGCGTATACCAGGATCTGGAGATATAGTTCATAATGTACTACAAATGTTAATGCGTTACGTTGGACATCGTGGTGGACGAAGTACATTACCGAGTAGTCCACTAACGCCTCACTTTCCACTTACACCTTCATGGGCAGCTGCACCCCCAGCCATTGATTTTCCAAATGTGACTAACCATAATAGTTCTGTAAATCTTAGTCCTGCACCTTCAGTTGACAGCCAATCTGGTAGTAGCCCGAGACATGCTGCAACCGATTCACCATCTAACTTTCCTGGTTATAATA gttATGGGAGCAGTCAAAGTAATGGTGGAAGTACTGGCAGCAATCAATCGGATTCAGATTTAGAAGAAAGTGTTAGCCCTCATAGTCCAAATTTGGGACCTACGCCACCAACACAGACCCCTACAAGTCCACCAGCTCATTCACCTCTTCCATTACCGAAATTGGGACAATATTTTTTCCCATCTGAACCTACAACTGAACATAACACAA ATGGAAGACTATTATGGGACTTTTTACAACAGTTGTTGAATGACAGTCAACAACGTTATACAGCATATATTGCGTGGAAAAATAGAGAagctggtgtttttaaaatagttGATCCTCCGGGTTTAGCAAAATTATGGGGAATACAAAAGAATCATTTATcaatgaattatgataaaatgtcAAGAGCATTACGTTATTACTACCGCGTTAATATACTGAGAAAAGTACAGGGTGAACGACATTGCTAtca atTTCTCCGAAATCCAAGTGAAttgaaaagcattaaaaatatatcacttttACGTCAACAAATGAATAATAGCAGTAACAGTAACAATCAGTCTCCTGTATCATCAATGCCGACAGCAGCGCCAGCTCAAACTTCTTTGACAACTTCTCAGACTTCTGTTGTCGATGTAAAAATCAAAAGTGAAccgtatgataataataatgtagatgATGATTTACGACCGACTGATTTAAGTGTTAGTAgaattatagataataataatattgataggaatataaacaataacaatagtaataataatcatacttGGTCATCGGCATCATCTTCATCAACACCACCTTCATCATCAACTGTAAATTCTCATCACAATACATCAACCCAACAGCACCATATCGAAAATAATGTGTGGCCTCCTTCTGTTCAGTCGTCACGAGATGAATTTACAAAACCTGAAGACCTTAGAATATCATCCTTAAATACAACACcaaccattaaaattaatgatgttagTTCATag
- the LOC142332351 gene encoding ets DNA-binding protein pokkuri-like isoform X1, with amino-acid sequence MPSADYLICNPSPSTTSLLHNYLRPLDIPNLDLNSGMKLVPSRMLPPQSPGLPVFSSSDLLWRYPPLSLPTTPTYPSLDFRTQLPVALGNDPWQWSREDVVSFLRWCEFEFDLPQFDMDMFQMNGKALCLLTKSDLAERIPGSGDIVHNVLQMLMRYVGHRGGRSTLPSSPLTPHFPLTPSWAAAPPAIDFPNVTNHNSSVNLSPAPSVDSQSGSSPRHAATDSPSNFPGYNSYGSSQSNGGSTGSNQSDSDLEESVSPHSPNLGPTPPTQTPTSPPAHSPLPLPKLGQYFFPSEPTTEHNTNGRLLWDFLQQLLNDSQQRYTAYIAWKNREAGVFKIVDPPGLAKLWGIQKNHLSMNYDKMSRALRYYYRVNILRKVQGERHCYQFLRNPSELKSIKNISLLRQQMNNSSNSNNQSPVSSMPTAAPAQTSLTTSQTSVVDVKIKSEPYDNNNVDDDLRPTDLSVSRIIDNNNIDRNINNNNSNNNHTWSSASSSSTPPSSSTVNSHHNTSTQQHHIENNVWPPSVQSSRDEFTKPEDLRISSLNTTPTIKINDVSS; translated from the exons gaatgaAGTTGGTACCTAGCAGAATGTTACCGCCGCAGAGCCCTGGTTTGCCAGTATTTTCATCATCAGATCTTTTATGGAGATATCCGCCATTGAGTTTACCAACAACTCCCACATATCCATCTTTAGACTTCAGAACGCAATTACCTGTTGCTTTag gaaatgatCCATGGCAGTGGTCCAGAGAAGATGTCGTATCATTTCTTAGATGGTGTGAATTTGAATTTGATTTACCGCAGTTTGATATGGATATGTTTCAAATGAATG GTAAAGcactttgtttattaacaaaatcggATTTGGCGGAGCGTATACCAGGATCTGGAGATATAGTTCATAATGTACTACAAATGTTAATGCGTTACGTTGGACATCGTGGTGGACGAAGTACATTACCGAGTAGTCCACTAACGCCTCACTTTCCACTTACACCTTCATGGGCAGCTGCACCCCCAGCCATTGATTTTCCAAATGTGACTAACCATAATAGTTCTGTAAATCTTAGTCCTGCACCTTCAGTTGACAGCCAATCTGGTAGTAGCCCGAGACATGCTGCAACCGATTCACCATCTAACTTTCCTGGTTATAATA gttATGGGAGCAGTCAAAGTAATGGTGGAAGTACTGGCAGCAATCAATCGGATTCAGATTTAGAAGAAAGTGTTAGCCCTCATAGTCCAAATTTGGGACCTACGCCACCAACACAGACCCCTACAAGTCCACCAGCTCATTCACCTCTTCCATTACCGAAATTGGGACAATATTTTTTCCCATCTGAACCTACAACTGAACATAACACAA ATGGAAGACTATTATGGGACTTTTTACAACAGTTGTTGAATGACAGTCAACAACGTTATACAGCATATATTGCGTGGAAAAATAGAGAagctggtgtttttaaaatagttGATCCTCCGGGTTTAGCAAAATTATGGGGAATACAAAAGAATCATTTATcaatgaattatgataaaatgtcAAGAGCATTACGTTATTACTACCGCGTTAATATACTGAGAAAAGTACAGGGTGAACGACATTGCTAtca atTTCTCCGAAATCCAAGTGAAttgaaaagcattaaaaatatatcacttttACGTCAACAAATGAATAATAGCAGTAACAGTAACAATCAGTCTCCTGTATCATCAATGCCGACAGCAGCGCCAGCTCAAACTTCTTTGACAACTTCTCAGACTTCTGTTGTCGATGTAAAAATCAAAAGTGAAccgtatgataataataatgtagatgATGATTTACGACCGACTGATTTAAGTGTTAGTAgaattatagataataataatattgataggaatataaacaataacaatagtaataataatcatacttGGTCATCGGCATCATCTTCATCAACACCACCTTCATCATCAACTGTAAATTCTCATCACAATACATCAACCCAACAGCACCATATCGAAAATAATGTGTGGCCTCCTTCTGTTCAGTCGTCACGAGATGAATTTACAAAACCTGAAGACCTTAGAATATCATCCTTAAATACAACACcaaccattaaaattaatgatgttagTTCATag